A single window of Metallosphaera hakonensis JCM 8857 = DSM 7519 DNA harbors:
- a CDS encoding ABC transporter permease, with product MNPRLTGQARELAIQRLTQEFHLNQPVYIQYFYWLGQVLTGNFGYTNTPIFSGPVSTAVELFLPNTVILSLFAALLIWLIGIPLGVFSAVNRDSAADQGIRVFSFTLYSMPIYLIAIALILILGVYTGLLPFSGEVSAQLVSGLPWYVNGISYPTHILLIDAMIHGDFQVAWNAFLHLIMPALTLALAVMAGIIRILRASMLETLEQDYIKLARAKGVPEKVVNNLHARKSAMLPVVTSFGYTVAGLLGGVVVVETVFDFPGIGYWTTQALLNDDVGGVMASTLIFGIILVITTLVLDIIYAIIDPRIRY from the coding sequence TTGAACCCTAGATTAACAGGACAGGCCAGAGAATTAGCAATACAAAGGCTTACTCAAGAATTCCATCTGAATCAGCCCGTTTATATTCAGTATTTCTATTGGTTGGGACAGGTCCTGACTGGAAACTTCGGATACACGAACACTCCAATATTTAGTGGGCCTGTATCTACAGCAGTGGAGCTCTTCCTTCCGAATACAGTTATTTTATCTCTATTTGCTGCCCTGTTGATTTGGCTAATAGGTATACCTCTCGGAGTGTTCTCTGCCGTTAACAGGGATTCAGCTGCAGATCAGGGGATCAGGGTCTTCTCGTTCACATTATATTCCATGCCCATTTACCTAATTGCCATTGCATTGATTCTTATTCTAGGAGTATATACGGGGTTGTTGCCATTCAGCGGTGAGGTTAGTGCTCAACTAGTATCAGGTCTACCGTGGTATGTAAATGGAATATCATATCCAACTCACATACTGTTGATCGATGCAATGATTCATGGGGATTTCCAAGTGGCTTGGAATGCCTTTCTTCACCTTATAATGCCAGCACTAACTCTTGCCTTGGCCGTAATGGCCGGAATAATAAGAATACTTAGGGCCAGCATGCTTGAAACCCTGGAGCAGGACTACATAAAACTGGCTAGAGCCAAGGGAGTTCCAGAGAAGGTAGTGAACAACCTTCATGCTAGGAAAAGCGCTATGCTTCCCGTGGTCACTTCCTTTGGCTATACAGTAGCTGGCTTACTAGGTGGAGTAGTGGTAGTTGAGACAGTGTTCGATTTCCCTGGGATAGGATATTGGACAACTCAGGCTCTACTTAATGATGACGTAGGTGGAGTCATGGCATCTACCTTGATATTTGGAATTATTCTAGTAATAACCACCTTAGTTTTAGACATAATTTACGCAATAATTGATCCAAGAATCAGATATTGA
- a CDS encoding ABC transporter substrate-binding protein, producing the protein MYKGGKIKYSKALSKTAGIVIAVVIIIAAIAGIYLLTSSSHKTVSVQALSLAPTSFANEQGSAVTVTVYGVSPSADVVLYLGNGQTLNQTATSSSIEFTYTYNQPGTYLIYAQEYLNGKPVQNTSTSLLELQILGVLNSTATQYLSIPVISFDSSKNPTAPVVQAGSLVYLYGGYLQPPSGQNMTIYKYIWNFGNGQTLTVMANSSTLDPEINPVNTTYSSPGLYTVTLTLVTQNVSSGATYQYTTYQTVAVTGSGVPFSLKLFNGTVPNPGVITVAENVPGGPYSFDPQIDYESVGFEVVSNVFMTLLVYNGSSTTSFIPFAASEVPTVQNGGISSNYTVYTFHIRDGLHFANGDNLTAYDVWYSVIRALLFVGGSPGTPDWILAQYLVPGATIGVPIVTSSNMNQSFQEIMNAVTYNNQTNTVTFHLVKPTPPQLFFTAVADPLGAGIVDAKWLEQVGAGITFTPQGFLQYEQYANEGNYNTQVQNNPVTSGPYMIKTYVPGQYVVLVPNPYFKGVPGIPAPNDTVIINWVKDPQTAYELFASGKADIVTGLPTNYFPSLKQLEAQGQANLYEFPTLSEFFFVFNINVSNTSLKTLGTQYHIPSDYFANLYVREAFAYAFNYTNYIDNIVGNEKYGFNFASPYAGVIIPGLPYYVPPNELNNVPTFNLSYAKELLIKSGMYNVSINIPIIVSSGDTVDYAAAQMWAQTLNQIDPNIQAQPLYLPFSEIIGLEVPGQNPMPIYYLGWIADYPYPSDFVNAMYLENGTYPAPDGWTVQYLQSLGHGNQAKLYQELNTYIEEADNTANATQAAYYYKQAEQIAINLYMYVYTQQPNYFWVIKPYMTGYQGHISYEENPMIGGAGDSLYYWWVKG; encoded by the coding sequence ATGTATAAAGGTGGTAAGATTAAATATTCTAAGGCTCTCTCAAAAACCGCGGGTATTGTAATAGCAGTAGTAATAATTATTGCTGCTATTGCGGGAATTTATTTGTTAACCTCCTCGTCTCATAAGACCGTCAGTGTACAAGCACTCTCACTAGCTCCTACTTCCTTCGCCAATGAGCAGGGGTCAGCAGTAACGGTCACAGTTTATGGAGTTTCACCGAGTGCCGATGTCGTACTGTATTTAGGAAACGGGCAAACACTTAATCAGACAGCTACATCTAGCTCCATAGAATTTACTTACACCTATAATCAACCAGGTACATATCTGATATATGCTCAGGAGTATCTAAACGGAAAACCTGTTCAAAACACCAGCACTTCACTTCTAGAATTACAAATCCTTGGAGTTCTAAATTCTACGGCAACTCAATATCTTTCAATACCTGTGATTTCATTCGATAGTTCAAAGAACCCCACTGCACCAGTGGTGCAGGCTGGTAGCTTAGTTTATCTATATGGAGGATACCTTCAACCGCCCTCCGGACAAAATATGACTATTTATAAATACATCTGGAACTTCGGTAACGGACAGACTCTCACTGTCATGGCCAACTCCTCCACCCTAGACCCCGAAATAAACCCAGTAAATACTACCTACTCCTCGCCTGGACTTTACACCGTTACTCTAACTCTTGTAACGCAGAATGTGTCTTCAGGAGCTACCTATCAATATACAACATATCAAACTGTAGCGGTCACGGGGAGTGGCGTACCATTCTCTTTGAAGTTGTTCAACGGAACCGTGCCCAATCCTGGAGTTATAACTGTGGCAGAGAATGTGCCTGGAGGTCCCTACTCCTTCGATCCGCAGATCGACTATGAAAGCGTAGGCTTCGAGGTTGTATCTAACGTGTTCATGACCCTCCTAGTATACAACGGATCCAGTACAACTTCATTTATACCATTTGCTGCAAGTGAAGTCCCTACGGTGCAGAATGGAGGCATTTCATCTAACTACACGGTCTATACGTTCCATATTAGAGACGGTCTTCATTTCGCTAACGGTGATAACTTAACTGCCTACGATGTCTGGTATTCTGTCATAAGGGCTCTGTTGTTCGTAGGTGGATCACCAGGTACACCAGACTGGATATTGGCCCAATATCTAGTTCCAGGTGCCACAATCGGAGTTCCCATAGTCACCTCCTCCAACATGAACCAGTCATTTCAAGAGATCATGAACGCAGTGACATACAATAACCAAACGAATACTGTGACATTCCATCTCGTTAAACCTACACCGCCTCAGTTGTTCTTTACCGCTGTAGCTGATCCCTTAGGTGCAGGAATTGTAGACGCCAAATGGTTAGAACAAGTAGGCGCAGGGATTACTTTCACGCCTCAGGGCTTCTTGCAATATGAGCAATATGCTAACGAGGGGAACTACAATACCCAGGTTCAGAATAACCCTGTCACATCAGGCCCATACATGATAAAGACCTACGTTCCAGGACAATACGTTGTTCTGGTTCCCAATCCATACTTTAAGGGAGTACCTGGAATACCCGCTCCAAATGACACAGTGATTATTAACTGGGTTAAGGATCCACAGACTGCATATGAGCTCTTCGCATCAGGAAAGGCAGATATAGTGACCGGCCTTCCAACTAACTACTTCCCATCCTTGAAACAACTTGAGGCACAGGGACAGGCTAACCTCTATGAATTCCCCACGTTATCCGAGTTCTTCTTCGTGTTCAACATCAACGTAAGCAATACGAGCCTTAAGACGTTGGGCACACAATACCATATACCGTCTGACTACTTCGCTAACCTTTACGTTAGAGAGGCCTTCGCATATGCGTTCAACTACACTAACTATATTGATAACATTGTAGGAAACGAGAAATACGGCTTCAATTTCGCTTCCCCATATGCTGGAGTAATAATACCCGGACTACCCTATTACGTCCCTCCAAATGAGTTAAATAACGTTCCAACATTCAACCTATCTTACGCAAAGGAACTACTAATCAAGTCTGGTATGTATAACGTCTCCATCAATATCCCAATTATAGTATCCTCTGGCGACACAGTGGACTACGCTGCCGCACAAATGTGGGCACAGACATTAAACCAGATAGACCCCAACATTCAGGCTCAACCCCTCTACTTACCGTTCTCTGAAATTATAGGGCTAGAAGTACCAGGTCAGAACCCAATGCCCATCTACTACTTAGGGTGGATCGCTGATTATCCTTATCCTTCAGACTTCGTCAACGCCATGTACCTAGAGAACGGTACATATCCTGCCCCAGATGGATGGACAGTACAATATCTCCAATCTTTGGGACACGGCAACCAAGCTAAACTATATCAGGAACTTAACACATATATCGAAGAAGCTGATAACACTGCCAATGCTACTCAGGCTGCGTACTACTACAAGCAGGCTGAACAGATAGCTATTAACCTGTATATGTATGTCTACACTCAACAGCCAAACTACTTCTGGGTCATTAAGCCGTACATGACCGGTTATCAAGGCCATATCTCTTACGAAGAGAACCCAATGATAGGTGGAGCTGGAGATAGCCTATACTACTGGTGGGTTAAGGGATAA
- a CDS encoding helix-turn-helix domain-containing protein, translating to MILRVTLVTPTVPFNELNSANGTLTILDIKQEGESQRLLVEFKGDEEVLQKFQGNFTKVSKLKYLGTIKVRGVIEEVLSRYIIVNGVINEKSTLWTVILNGYQELKRLLKDLHEHGVDAKVLKVTKYKTEDILTARQEQILRIALEAGYYEFPRKITIRGLAEKLELSVSSLSEIIRRAEKNVIINYFDEKGL from the coding sequence GTGATCCTTAGAGTTACATTGGTAACGCCTACTGTCCCTTTTAATGAATTGAATAGTGCAAATGGCACTTTAACCATACTCGATATCAAACAGGAAGGAGAGAGCCAGAGGCTTCTTGTAGAATTTAAGGGAGATGAAGAAGTTCTTCAAAAGTTTCAGGGTAACTTCACAAAAGTTTCCAAGCTGAAATATCTGGGTACTATAAAGGTGAGAGGCGTAATTGAGGAAGTATTGTCTAGATATATCATCGTTAATGGCGTTATCAATGAAAAATCAACTCTATGGACTGTAATTCTTAATGGTTATCAAGAGCTGAAAAGACTTCTAAAGGACCTGCACGAACATGGTGTGGACGCCAAAGTATTGAAGGTTACCAAATACAAAACTGAGGATATTCTAACCGCAAGACAAGAACAGATACTAAGGATAGCGTTGGAAGCTGGATATTATGAGTTTCCTAGAAAGATAACAATAAGGGGACTAGCTGAAAAGTTAGAGCTTAGCGTTTCATCGCTTTCAGAGATCATAAGAAGAGCAGAGAAGAACGTTATTATCAATTATTTCGATGAAAAGGGATTATAA
- a CDS encoding aminotransferase class I/II-fold pyridoxal phosphate-dependent enzyme: MHGGVKWTNGKPSTVKDYSVNLNPLGVPKFIQELIEDAVKMRVYEFYPDDYRELRRKIAEVYDVDEELVGVFNGASEAISLLNRGYFVPEPNYQEYPRASVYLAEEAQTFNFPLYGDKVIASHPNNPTGAPLLKEEVISFLQERKELVIDQSFADISPVESFVKLVKEFPNLLIVSSFTKSFSIPGLRLGFTLGSASSSLEKRSIPWRVNSIAYYVFVNLDVRETRNFFYRSKEEVNKRLSSLERIRGVHFYNSYAPYVLAESFLSAEKLNEKLLELGYQVRNCSNFVGLRATHFRFSLKSGVNELLRAIGRILDSSRE; encoded by the coding sequence ATGCATGGCGGAGTTAAGTGGACTAATGGAAAACCATCGACCGTGAAGGATTACAGTGTAAATCTCAATCCGCTTGGCGTTCCCAAGTTCATTCAAGAGTTAATAGAAGACGCTGTTAAGATGAGAGTATATGAATTTTACCCTGACGACTATAGGGAACTAAGAAGAAAAATAGCCGAAGTTTATGACGTTGACGAGGAGCTAGTTGGTGTATTCAATGGGGCCAGCGAAGCGATATCTCTCTTGAACCGTGGATATTTCGTTCCGGAACCCAACTACCAGGAATATCCTAGGGCATCCGTATACCTAGCGGAAGAGGCACAGACCTTCAACTTTCCCCTTTATGGCGACAAAGTTATTGCGAGTCATCCGAATAACCCTACCGGTGCTCCTTTGTTAAAGGAAGAAGTTATTTCCTTTCTCCAGGAAAGGAAGGAATTAGTCATAGACCAGTCTTTCGCAGACATAAGTCCTGTGGAATCCTTCGTTAAACTTGTCAAGGAGTTTCCAAATCTGTTAATAGTGTCCTCCTTCACAAAGAGTTTTTCTATACCGGGTCTAAGGCTAGGCTTTACCTTGGGGAGCGCCAGTTCCTCTCTGGAGAAGAGATCAATTCCCTGGAGGGTGAATAGCATAGCGTATTATGTCTTCGTCAACTTAGATGTGAGGGAGACGAGGAATTTCTTCTATAGATCAAAAGAGGAAGTAAATAAAAGACTTTCATCTCTAGAGAGGATAAGAGGCGTACATTTTTATAATTCCTATGCCCCCTATGTTTTAGCCGAGTCTTTCTTAAGTGCTGAGAAATTGAATGAAAAATTGCTGGAACTAGGATATCAAGTTAGGAACTGCTCTAATTTCGTAGGTCTGAGAGCAACACATTTTAGGTTTTCCTTGAAGTCTGGGGTCAATGAGTTATTGAGAGCTATAGGGAGAATCCTCGATTCTAGCAGAGAGTGA
- the alaXM gene encoding alanyl-tRNA editing protein AlaXM produces MPTDEIYAMDSYIKSFSAIIIKKTDHGVILDRTAFHPRGGGLESDTGTLLTKGKSYKVLEVKVDGNEIVHVLDRVDGIEEGDAVEGEIDWDRRYRMMRLHTASHIIAAIAFSKYGALITGGNISPEYAKDDFNVENKEILPKIVEEANETAKKGINVKVYFLPRNEAMKIPGIVKLAEKMPPELDKWRIVEIEGVDIQADGGPHVKNTGEIGSIEIIKVENRGKGKKRLYYIVKP; encoded by the coding sequence ATGCCTACCGATGAAATATACGCTATGGACTCATATATTAAGTCGTTCTCGGCAATCATTATCAAAAAGACAGATCATGGGGTGATTCTAGATAGGACTGCCTTTCATCCCAGAGGTGGCGGTCTTGAGTCAGACACGGGCACTTTACTGACCAAGGGCAAGAGCTACAAAGTACTAGAGGTTAAAGTGGATGGGAATGAGATCGTACACGTTTTGGATAGAGTTGATGGCATTGAGGAGGGAGATGCAGTAGAGGGAGAGATAGATTGGGACAGAAGATATAGAATGATGAGGTTACACACGGCGTCTCATATCATAGCAGCGATTGCATTCTCCAAATATGGTGCGTTGATAACTGGAGGTAATATAAGCCCAGAGTACGCTAAGGACGACTTTAACGTGGAGAACAAGGAGATCCTGCCTAAAATAGTGGAGGAAGCCAACGAGACTGCCAAGAAAGGAATTAACGTCAAGGTTTATTTCTTGCCAAGGAATGAGGCCATGAAAATACCAGGGATCGTTAAGCTAGCCGAGAAAATGCCACCTGAACTAGATAAATGGAGAATTGTTGAAATTGAGGGTGTTGATATTCAGGCAGATGGTGGCCCCCATGTAAAGAACACAGGAGAAATAGGGAGTATAGAAATTATTAAAGTGGAAAACAGAGGAAAAGGAAAGAAAAGGCTATATTACATCGTTAAACCTTGA
- the cdvB1/B2 gene encoding cell division protein CdvB1/B2, protein MLGKDFQRYWAGSEDKSAWEGLKGAFKSKEPLKYRIVQARYRLGSMINRLDVHISRLQERDRTLFERVVSAQMAKDTSRATMYANEVAEIRKMSKQLIMTQIALEQVQLRLETVSEVSEVFVNLIPIVGVVNELKTALKGVMPEISLELSSLSEDLQTVVIEAGDFAGGYSYTSAASPEARKILDEASTIAEQRMKEKFPDLPVNALAQRA, encoded by the coding sequence ATGCTTGGAAAAGATTTCCAAAGATATTGGGCTGGATCCGAGGACAAAAGTGCATGGGAAGGACTTAAGGGTGCATTTAAGAGCAAGGAGCCACTGAAGTACAGAATAGTTCAGGCGAGATATAGATTAGGTTCCATGATTAATAGACTGGACGTACATATATCCAGGCTTCAAGAAAGAGACAGGACTCTTTTTGAAAGAGTAGTAAGCGCCCAGATGGCCAAGGACACAAGCAGGGCTACAATGTATGCAAATGAAGTTGCAGAGATCAGAAAGATGAGCAAGCAACTAATCATGACACAGATCGCTTTGGAACAGGTTCAGTTGAGGCTAGAGACAGTGAGCGAAGTTAGTGAGGTTTTCGTCAATCTAATACCCATAGTTGGGGTAGTTAATGAATTGAAGACAGCACTAAAGGGAGTTATGCCAGAGATATCCTTGGAATTATCCTCACTATCTGAAGATCTTCAGACAGTAGTAATTGAGGCAGGAGACTTCGCTGGTGGATACTCATATACATCTGCAGCATCTCCGGAGGCAAGGAAGATATTGGACGAAGCGTCTACCATAGCAGAGCAGAGAATGAAAGAGAAGTTCCCAGATCTGCCAGTGAACGCTCTAGCCCAAAGGGCTTAA